One window of Aricia agestis chromosome 20, ilAriAges1.1, whole genome shotgun sequence genomic DNA carries:
- the LOC121737194 gene encoding elongation of very long chain fatty acids protein — MDVVVRAYHTLFYERADPRVADWPLMTSPWPLATIILLYLVTIKMVVPAYMRGRPAYELRSVMKWYNVVQIVANAVVSWGIFTSGWSTTYHLGCVLPDYSTNPEPMRMLRFLWWTIVLKILELVETVFFLLRKRERQASFLHVYHHCSTLVIIWSGTKYVGGGITSFAPMLNTAVHVIMYCYYLLSAEGSPTVKACLNRYKKWLTVMQMVQFTIMIIHAGQILLPSCPAPLGLAWLYFPNVIFVYYMFYNFFRENYCKGKKKVVKNGRKKL; from the exons ATGGACGTTGTGGTGAGAGCGTACCACACTCTCTTCTATGAGAGGGCAG ACCCGCGCGTGGCCGACTGGCCGCTCATGACCTCACCATGGCCGCTCGCCACCATCATACTCCTCTACCTGGTGACCATCAAGATGGTGGTACCGGCCTACATGCGGGGCCGACCGGCGTACGAGCTACGGAGCGTCATGAAATGGTACAACGTGGTGCAGATCGTCGCGAATGCTGTTGTCAGTTGGGGG ATCTTTACATCAGGCTGGAGTACCACGTACCACCTGGGCTGCGTGCTCCCCGACTACTCCACCAACCCTGAACCCATGAGGATGCTCAGATTTCTCTGGTGGACCATCGTCCTCAAGATTCTGGAGCTGGTGGAAACCGTGTTCTTCCTGCTGAGGAAGAGGGAGAGGCAGGCTTCCTTCCTCCACGTTTATCATCACTGCAGCACCCTGGTCATCATATGGAGCGGGACGAAGTATGTTGGAG GTGGTATAACATCATTTGCGCCCATGTTGAATACGGCAGTGCATGTTATAATGTACTGCTACTACTTATTGTCCGCGGAAGGAAGCCCCACTGTCAAGGCTTGCCTTAACAGATACAAAAAGTGGCTGACCGTTATGCAAATG GTACAGTTTACAATAATGATAATTCACGCTGGCCAAATACTCCTGCCCAGCTGTCCCGCACCACTGGGTCTCGCCTGGCTCTACTTCCCTAACGTCATATTTGTCTACTACATGTTTTACAATTTCTTCCGAGAAAATTACTGCAAGGGCAAGAAAAAGGTTGTGAAGAATGGTAGGAAGAAGTTGTAA
- the LOC121737364 gene encoding histone-lysine N-methyltransferase 2D, whose product LLFQVTTLAVLSIASAKNSTAKTKPKRQLDNIRTPQNLQYSLVLPHSRVTNYRQISSRRISNVPPRAGRLPPYAVQMEPVVQYSQKDPLYDRNHDNVDNPVVNKNEIYAQSKILNVDQDLESYGPPYGGLPTAPLYSNEPSHHYLNYEEPEPIIEIIIKESNESLPAPPPQPILKKKKEPVQVFYVKYSKDPHTKDKVIYEKPVPAITPPSNVEDDHHHEDYVTVTPEPLYLPAQTTTLRAIIKPESEIYHSDSKVKITFGNEGRNYGNRREEHSFSEDKEETAPRPAIALPNQPQAYAQLERSASPQQQNTQSFHSGINGQSQFQQSYISFDPQLPRQTPTIVPFRALPPQAPRQGLFNQHPPGHQSFANISPSPSNHGPTSVPTLPGPVNFQNFARPQNTPLSPRPSPPAFGARQHFNGPPKSFHSGPQRPLFQQQHQSQPPTYFDEPKYLQENYHTITTDQINTPKPAQPPIQARPAQSFNFGQKPSPSPSSSFGQDHHGAAQQLIPYNQQLPQQYKYTSFNSNQNKPSFPVTPNRPPFYNLKPSPPLIDNNRQPFLRQPPHSQPQQQINFHQGPQALSRPSVEITNQGHQSVAFNGFSPSPSPSPSVIPQTQFLPQPSSTPFFSFNPQPSSQPQQHYRQQSFASDRPQQSQSQTERPPSHQSIQDHEHLQNVGQFVSNGAELVPAVSKYEQHITVNGPSQPNYLQQSQPTSSNQNNQYQQQVQNAQQQQYDAEQEQLKQQLAQNVRKQQEEIQRLQSQLVYAQQQHEQQKQIDAQNNYNIYSQQQSQSSSQRPQYVQERNRAPVNYVTSTEGPKYYQTSQRTVEIRPTTQHYVSSTSNSVSSTPEPKKEEKKKPNYELPDEVPDDLRQQLLSSGILDNADISVLDYDKVGETPLESLPPDQLANFFSAGGAQQISASENQPTVVKPNGDKIESRIDDSIEEDDDQEIAASENVPSYVSPPQKQAVEMKVVHFDPKTAEGQKLASDYVKEDATHVDPVALNDKKYNRYLPLKVSGNQFPLPDILKGKTITSVVVLAPVETEALNIDHQRAERAASEGLRGIKFIAGDSLQNVLKKPTKDNFEKWLQTEKKTATDQQSVVLLVFGNAKSADEREIYMYDVGSGNVSKLSGDLSNAFVEAAENNSLSKDIEKLAIEGEGTPENFKSDEEAAESEHVPLFVDLSGVSLDDGSTNQISITSGYSKTKHGRALRRQ is encoded by the exons ttattgtttCAGGTCACAACGTTGGCTGTACTCAGTATAGCGTCCGCCAAAAACTCAACGGCAAAAACGAAGCCGAAGCGACAGCTGGACAACATCAGAACCCCACAGAACCTCCAGTACTCGCTCGTGCTGCCCCACTCCAGGGTCACCAACTACCGCCAGATCAGCAGCCGCAGGATATCCAATGTGCCCCCCCGAGCTGGTCGACTTCCCCCTTATGCGGTCCAAATGGAACCAGTCGTCCAATACTCGCAGAAGGACCCGCTGTACGATAGAAACCACGATAACGTGGACAACCCAGTcgtaaacaaaaatgaaatcTACGCCCAATCCAAAATCCTGAATGTCGATCAGGATCTGGAGAGCTATGGGCCTCCTTATGGTGGACTCCCCACTGCGCCTCTCTACAGCAACGAACCGTCTCACCATTATTTGAATTACGAGGAACCGGAACCGATTATCGAAATCATCATCAAAGAATCCAACGAGTCCTTGCCCGCTCCACCCCCACAACCAATTTTGAAAAAGAAGAAGGAGCCTGTACAAGTGTTCTATGTGAAATATAGCAAAGACCCTCACACTAAAGATAAGGTTATTTATGAGAAACCAGTCCCAGCAATAACACCTCCGTCCAATGTCGAAGATGACCATCATCACGAGGATTATGTTACTGTCACTCCAGAACCCCTGTATCTTCCAGCACAAACAACAACCTTGAGAGCAATCATCAAGCCTGAATCAGAAATTTACCACTCAGATAGCAAAGTAAAAATCACGTTTGGAAATGAAGGAAGGAATTATGGCAATAGAAGAGAGGAACACTCGTTTTCAGAGGACAAAGAAGAAACTGCGCCTAGACCAGCAATAGCGCTGCCGAATCAACCTCAAGCGTACGCCCAATTAGAACGGTCAGCGTCACCGCAGCAGCAAAATACTCAATCGTTCCATTCAGGAATTAATGGCCAATCTCAGTTCCAGCAATCATATATAAGCTTTGATCCCCAACTGCCGCGCCAGACTCCAACGATTGTACCGTTTAGAGCTTTGCCACCTCAAGCACCACGACAAGGCCTGTTTAACCAACATCCCCCAGGACACCAATCTTTCGCTAACATATCACCGAGCCCCAGCAATCATGGTCCCACTTCTGTACCAACACTTCCAGGTCCTGTCAATTTCCAAAATTTTGCTCGCCCCCAAAATACTCCTTTGAGTCCCCGCCCCAGCCCACCTGCATTCGGCGCAAGACAACATTTCAATGGACCGCCTAAAAGTTTCCATTCTGGGCCTCAAAGACCATTATTCCAACAACAGCATCAATCTCAACCTCCGACATATTTTGATGAACCCAAGTATTTACAAGAAAATTACCACACGATAACGACTGATCAAATTAACACGCCTAAGCCGGCTCAACCACCTATCCAAGCCAGACCAGCTCAATCATTTAATTTTGGTCAAAAGCCCAGCCCGAGCCCTTCATCATCATTTGGTCAGGATCATCATGGAGCAGCTCAACAACTAATTCCTTATAATCAACAGTTGCCtcaacaatataaatatacaagtTTCAACTCCAACCAAAACAAACCATCGTTCCCAGTTACTCCTAATAGACCACCTTTCTATAACCTGAAACCATCGCCTCCTCTTATTGACAACAATCGTCAGCCATTCTTACGTCAACCACCTCATTCACAACCACAACAGCAGATTAATTTCCATCAAGGTCCCCAAGCTCTTTCTAGACCATCAGTAGAGATAACTAACCAAGGACACCAGAGTGTGGCATTTAACGGCTTTTCACCTTCTCCATCACCTTCACCATCTGTCATACCGCAGACACAATTCTTACCACAACCATCATCAACTCCCTTCTTTAGTTTCAATCCGCAACCTTCATCTCAACCTCAACAACACTACCGCCAGCAAAGCTTCGCTTCAGACAGGCCTCAGCAATCGCAAAGTCAGACAGAACGTCCTCCTAGCCACCAAAGCATACAAGATCACGAGCACTTGCAAAACGTTGGCCAATTTGTTTCAAATGGGGCTGAATTAGTACCAGCCGTCTCTAAATACGAGCAGCATATAACTGTTAATGGGCCTTCTCAACCGAATTATCTACAGCAGTCACAGCCAACTTCTTCCAACCAAAATAATCAATATCAACAACAGGTACAAAATGCTCAGCAACAACAATACGACGCTGAACAAGAACAATTGAAGCAACAACTAGCTCAAAATGTGCGGAAACAACAGGAAGAGATTCAACGACTCCAATCTCAATTGGTCTACGCCCAGCAACAGCATGAGCAACAAAAACAGATAGATGCTCAGaacaattacaatatttacagtcAACAGCAATCCCAATCATCTTCACAACGCCCGCAATACGTTCAAGAGAGAAATAGAGCGCCTGTTAACTACGTAACGAGCACAGAAGGCCCTAAATATTATCAGACATCTCAAAGAACTGTAGAAATTAGGCCTACCACTCAACACTACGTTTCGTCCACATCAAACTCTGTAAGCTCTACACCTGAACCaaagaaagaagaaaagaaGAAACCTAATTATGAGCTACCTGACGAAGTCCCAGACGATCTTCGACAGCAGTTGCTTTCGTCTGGTATATTAGACAACGCTGATATAAGTGTATTGGACTATGACAAAGTAGGAGAAACACCTCTAGAATCGTTACCACCAGATCAGCTAGCTAATTTCTTTAGTGCTGGTGGAGCACAACAAATATCCGCCAGTGAAAACCAGCCAACAGTTGTCAAGCCCAACGGTGACAAAATTGAATCCAGAATAGATGACAGTATTGAAGAAGATGACGATCAAGAAATCGCTGCTTCTGAAAATGTACCTAGCTATGTCAGTCCACCTCAAAAACAGGCGGTTGAAATGAAAGTAGTGCATTTCGACCCCAAAACTGCCGAAGGACAGAAACTCGCTAGTGATTATGTCAAGGAAGATGCGACACACGTTGATCCTGTTGctttaaatgataaaaaatataacagatATTTGCCTCTTAAAGTAAGCGGGAATCAATTTCCACTACCTGATATTCTAAAGGGtaaaacaattacatcagtcgtAGTTCTAGCGCCAGTGGAAACGGAAGCTCTTAATATTGACCATCAAAGAGCCGAAAGAGCAGCTAGCGAAGGCTTGAGAGGAATCAAATTTATAGCTGGTGATAGTCTACAAAACGTCTTGAAGAAGCCAACTAAAGATAACTTTGAAAAATGGTTACAGACAGAAAAGAAGACAGCTACTGACCAGCAGTCTGTTGTTCTCTTAGTTTTTGG GAATGCCAAATCGGCGGATGAGAGAGAAATCTACATGTACGACGTTGGCTCCGGAAACGTGAGCAAACTAAGCGGAGACCTGTCTAACGCGTTCGTCGAAGCAGCAGAAAACAATTCGTTGAGCAAAGACATTGAAAAACTAGCCATAGAAGGCGAAGGGACACCAGAAAATTTCAAAAGCGACGAGGAAGCTGCCGAATCCGAACATGTGCCATTATTCGTAGACCTATCTGGTGTAAGTTTAGATGATGGGAGCACCAACCAAATCTCAATAACCTCTGGATACAGTAAAACAAAACACGGTAGAGCACTTAGAAGACAATGA